The region AGGCTGCCTGGACTCTCACTGGGTCTGCGCTCTGCCGGGGCCTGGCTGATGAGCCGTTGAAGCAGGCCCATCTCGGCGGCCGGACCCGCGGCCTGCGGCCCGGCCAGCAACGACAACTCGACCGCCTCAGCCACCGTCGTCATCCCGAGGGCAGCGGCGCTGACCTGCTGACCCTGGAGCGGATGGCCGGATTGGTGCAGGAGCTCGAGCTATCCATGCATCTCGTGCTGGACGGTCGTGGGCTCTGCCGGTTGCTCTGGCTGGGTCCCTTGCAAAGTTCCGAGGCCCTCCGTCAGCACCTGCCGCAGGCACCCCGGCGCCGGGGTGGCGGCTGGAGGCTGCTGAGCTGTCCCTTCAGCCGTCATGGCCTGCATCAGGACATGGCGGAGGCAGTGATTGCCCTCGATCTCAATCCGATCAGCTGGTTGCGCTTTGCCCCGGTTCCAGCCCGCGACGGACTGCGCAACGCCGAACTGTTGCAGCCCGACCGTGAGGAAGCCCATGGCTGGCGACAGCTGGACCAGGGGGATCTGCGCCATCTCTGTCAGCAGGATCTGAACCCTGGGGCGATCACAACACCGGAGTCGTCCCCCGCCGGCGCTGGTCCTGCCATCGAACCCGTGCTGCTGCTGACCCTCACCAGCGGAGATGCTGGCCGCAGCGAACGGGAGTTGGCCGAACTGGAGGGACTGGTGCGCAGTGCCGGAGCCCAACCGGTGGCAGTGGTGACGCAGCGGGCCGGCAGCGCCAATCCACAAACTCTCTGGGGGACTGGAAAGCTGCAGGAGGCAGCCCTTGAAGTGCGCCGTCGCGGCGCCTCACTGGTTGTCACGGATCGCGAGCTCACGCCGGTTCAAGCCAGGAATCTGGAGCGGCTGCTGGCCTGTCCGGTCTCCGACCGCAGTGAACTCATCCTCGACATCTTTGCCCAGCGAGCCGGCAGCGCCGCCGGTCGCTTGCAGGTGGAACTGGCGCAGCTGCGCTATCTCCTGCCGCGCCTGCTGGGACGGGGGCGCAGCCTGTCGCGTCAGGGCGGTGGCATCGGAACACGGGGCCCAGGGGAAACACAGCTGGAGAAAGACCGCCGTGCCATCAGCCGCCGCATCGATCGCCTGCTCCGGGATCAACAGCAGCTTCAGCAGCACCGCAGCCGACTGCGGGACCAACGGCGGGGACTGCCGCGAGTCGCCCTTGTGGGCTATACGAACGCTGGCAAGTCCAGCCTGCTGAATGCCCTCTGTGGTCGCCGCGAAAGCGATCGTGTGCTGGCCGAGAACAAGCTGTTCGCCACCATGGATCCCACGACCCGTCGCCTGGACCTGCCGCGGCCGGGGCAACGGCCAGACAGGCTGCTGATCACCGACACCGTTGGTTTCATCCGTGACCTGCCCCAGCCCCTGGTGGAAGCATTCCGGGCAACGCTGGAGGAAGCCCTCGACGCCGATGTGCTGCTGATGGTGGTGGATCTGGCGGATCCCGACTGGTCCGGTCAGCTCAGCACCGTCCATCGGCTGCTGGATTCCCTCGGCAGCACCGCGTTGCGACGGGTGGTGGCGAACCAGATCGACCGCTGCCCGCTGGACGCTGTCGAAACGATCCGGCGCCAGGATGCCCAGACCTTGTTTCTATCGGCCAAGCGCGGGGATGGCCTGCGGGGTCTGCAGGAATGGCTGCGGGGGCAGTTCTTTGATCCCGGGGCAGAATCAGATCCAGATGCAGGGCGTCTGCCCGAATGGCCGAGCTGATCAGCACGCTTCAGAACCCCCAGGCGGTGATCACCCTGGCGGTTCTGGTTCTGGCGATCGTTTTATTCATCACAGGGGCCCTGGCGCCGGAACTCACCGGACTGCTCAGCCTCGGCCTGCTTGTGGCCACTGGGGTTCTGTCACCACCAGAGGCTCTGGCCGGATTCGGCAGCCCCGCCCTGATCACCCTGATGGGCCTGTTCCCCGTCTCCGCGGCCCTGTTTAAAAGCGGAGCGCTGGACCGCCTGCGTGCCCTGATCGCCTCGGAGCGGATCCGTTCACCAAGGCGCTTGATCGCGCTGATGGCGTTCGTGATCGCGCCTGTCTCCGGCATCGTCCCCAACACACCGGTGGTGGCGTCGTTGCTGCCGGTGGTGGAGAACTGGTGCCACCGGCGCGGCATTTCCCCATCCAGGGTCCTGCTTCCACTCTCGTTTTCCACAGTGCTGGGCGGAACCCTCACCCTGCTGGGCAGTTCGGTGAACCTGCTGGTGAGTGACATCAGCCAGCAACTGGGGTATGGATCGCTGGAACTGTTCAGCTTCACGCTGATCAGCCTGCCGATCTGGCTAGTGGGGGCGGCCTATCTGGTGCTGGCACCACGGGCCCTGCTGCCGGATCGTGGCCACGACCATGACGACCTGGGACTCTCGCCCCAGCGCAGCAGCTACAGCACCGAAGTCACCATTCCCCACGACTCGGAACTGGTGGGGGTCTCCCTGCACAACAGCCGTCTGCAGAGGCGTTTCGACGTGGATGTGCTGGAACTTCAGCGTTCCGGAGAACGGCTGCTGCCCCCCCTGGCGGACCGAAAGCTCCAGGCCGGCGACCACCTGCTGCTGCGGGTGACCCGACAGGACCTGCTTCGTCTTCAGCAGGACCACACGGTTCAGCTCACAACCCAGGGCAACAATGCCGGGTTCGACTTGAGCAGCGATGAGATAGGTGGTCAGAAGACGGTTGAAGTGCTGCTGCCGGCCGGTTCCACCCTGGCCGGCGCCAGCCTGCGCGAACTCCGCTTCCGCCAACGCCACAACGCCACGGTGCTGGCCCTGCGCCGCGGGCAGGAAACCCTGCAGGAACGGCTGGGGCAGATCGTGCTGAGGGAGGGGGATGTACTCCTGCTGCAGGCACCCCTCGATTCCATCCGTGGTCTGCAGGCCAGCAATGACCTGCTGGTGCTGGATCGGCTCGAGGATGACCTGCCGACGGTGCGGCGCAAACCGCTGGTGGTGAGCATTGCGATCGCCATGCTTCTTCTGCCGACCCTGACGCCCGTACCCCTGGTGGCCGCGGTGCTGCTGGCCACTGTCGCTGTCGTGGCCACGGGCTGTCTTCGCCCCGGTGAGCTGCAGCGCGCCATTCGTCTCGATGTGATCCTGCTGCTCGGCTCGCTCACCAGTTTCAGCGTGGCGTTGCAGACCACCGGCCTGGCCGATGCCATGGCCCAGGGTCTTCAACAGTGGCTGACGGGCTGGCCCAATTACGGCTCCCTGGTGGTGGTGTTCATCGGCACCACCTTGCTCACTCAAGTGATGAGCAATGCCGCCTCAGTTGCCCTGCTGGCGCCGGTGGCGGTGCAGCTGGCACCGGGACTGGACCTGCCCCCCACCGCCCTGTTGATCACCGTGCTGTTTGGGGCGAGCCAGTCGTTTCTGACCCCGGTCGGCTACCAGACCAACTTGATGGTGTTCGGCCCCGGGAGGTACCGCTTCCTTGATGTCACCCGTTACGGGATCGGCCTCACTTTGATCATGACCGTGCTGGTGCCGGCCCTGATCCTGTGGCGTTATGCCGCATCCTGATCAACACTGGTCGTTCTTCAAGTCGTCAGCTCCGTGCCCCTCCGCCAGGCGATCGAGCGCAGCCAGGGCTGGCACCGGCGACTCACCGTGCCCCAGTTCACCGTGGTCACCGGCCTGCTGGTGATCCTGCTGGGCACGCTGTTGTTGGCCACACCGCTGTGTTCCAGCAGCAAGGTGGGGCTCTGGGAAGCCCTGTTTACAGCCACATCAGCGATCACGGTGACCGGCTTGTCGATCATTGATGTCGGAGCCGATCTCACCACAGCCGGGCAACTGGTGCTGGCGATGATGATCCTGGCGGGAGGCCTGGGACTGATGGCAATCACCACCTTTCTCCAGGGGTTCGTGGTGAAGGGCACTGGTCTACGGCGCCGACTGGACCGGGGCCAGACCCTCGATGAATTCGGCGTCGGCGGAGTTGGCAGCACATTCCGTGGCATTGCTGCGACGGCGGCACTGGTGATCCTGGTGGGTGCTCTGGTGCTGTACGGCTTCGGGTTCAGCGACATCCCTGACCGAGGTGAACGCCTGTGGGCCTCGATCTTCCACAGCATCTCGGCCTACAACAACGCCGGCTTCGGACTCTGGTCCGACAGCCTTGAGCGGTATCACGACAACCTTCTGGTCAACACCGTTGTGATGGTGCTGATCGTGATGGGGGGACTGGGCTGGCGGGTCACCAGTGATCTCGCCAGTCAAGGGGTCCGCCGCGGCCGGCGGCGGCTCAGCCTTCACACCCGGCTGGTGTTGCGCACCACGCTGCTGCTTGTGGTGTTCGGCACCCTTGGCCTTGCCTTGACGGAATGGCTCAACCGCGGCGAGGTGTTCATCGGGATGGCCTGGCGGGAACGCTGGATGACCGCCCTGTTCGAATCGGTCACCGCCCGAACGGCCGGGTTCACCACAGTGCCCTTCTCACTGGAGAACATCACCGATTCGGGCACCCTGCTGCTGATGGCGCTGATGTTCATCGGTGCCAGTCCGGGGGGGACAGGCGGAGGCATCAAGACCACCACCGTGGCCGCCCTGATGGCAGCGACGCGATCCACCATGCGCGGTCGCGATGCGGTGGTGATCCGCAACCGCGAAATCCCGGACAAGGTTGTGCTGAGGGCCCTTGGCATCACCGTGGCGTCACTGCTGTTTGTTCTGGCGATGGCGTTGTTGCTGAGCATCGCCAGCAACCTCAACGGTGCAGAACCCTTCACGTTTCTGGAGATGCTGTTCACCTGCATCTCGGCCTTTGCCACCGTCGGCCTCGATCTTGGGGTCACGGAGCAGCTGGGACGCTTCGGCCAGGCTGTGCTGATGCTGGGAATGTTTGTGGGGCGGCTTGGGATTCTGTTGCTACTGAGCGCCATCTGGGAACTGATGACCCGGGAGCAGATCCACATCTATCGCCAGAATCGGATTGGTTATCCCCGTGAGGACCTGTATGTCTGACCGCCGTCTTTGGGATCACCAGCGATGAGGGAATGGTGGCAATGGAGCCCGCTCCAGGGCAGCGAGCGGTTGGGCTTCGCAGTCGTCGGCGTTGGTCGTTTCGGGATCGCCGTCTGCCGAGAACTGCTGCAGAACGGGGCAGAGGTGCTGGCGGTGGACCGCTCAGAACGGGCCGTGGATGAGCTGCGTCAGCTGGAGCCAACCGTGGAAGCCCGGGTGGTGGATTGCACCGATGAAGAATCGCTGCGGGAAGCCGGTGTGCTGGACATGGGCACGGTGGTGGTGGCCATGAGCGAACCGATCGAGGCCAGCATCACAGCAACCCTGATCGCCAAGGACAGTGAGGGCACCAGGGTCCGCCAGGTGATCGCCCGCGCCACCAGCGAACTGCACGAAAAGATGTTGAAGCGGGTTGGTGCCGACCGGGTGATCTTTCCCTCCCGCATGCAGGGAGAACGACTGGGCCTTGAGCTGGTGCGCCCCAACCTGATGGAGCGTCTGGCCCTGGATGAAAAGCACTGCATTGAGGAGATCAAGGTGCCGGAGCCATTTATGGGCCGCTCACTGCGTGATCTGAATCTGCGCAAGAACTTCCGGGTGAATGTGCTGGCAGCGGGCCCCCAGAGCAACCTCACGGTGAACCCCCCGGCCTCCCATGTGCTGGAGGAAGGCCATCTGCTCGTGGTGATGGGCCTGGTGGATGACCTGCAACGGTTGCCCAAAACCTGACGGTCACCCCCATGCTCTGCCTCGGCCTGATGAGTGGCACCAGTGCCGACGGAGTCGATGCGGTATTGGCTCGCTTCCAGGGTGCTCCCGATCGTCCTGAGTGGCAGCTGCTGAGCCATCACCACAGCCCCTACCCAGCTGCACTGCGGGACGAGCTGGTTCGAATCGGCCAGGGAGAACCACGACCGGCCGCGGCCCTGCTGGATCTGGCGGAGGCGGTGACCGAACAACAGGCGATAGCGGCTCGCGGCGCCGACCCCGATCAGCGCGCGAGCCTGATCGGTTGCCATGGCCAGACCCTTTGGCATCGCCCACCCAGCAGCACAAGGCGCGGCGCCAGCTGGCAGTTGTTGCAGGCTCCGCTGCTGGCCCAACTCTTGGTAAGGCCAGTGGTGCACGATTTCCGCTCCGCCGACCTGGCCCTAGGAGGTCAGGGGGCGCCCCTGGTGCCCAGGGCCGATGCTGCCCTGATCGGGCATGGGGACGGCTGGCGGGGGGTGCTCAATCTGGGGGGCATTGCCAACCTCACCCTGATCCCTCCCCGCTCGGGTCCCCAGCGACGGGAGCCTGTTTTTGGCTGGGACTGTGGACCAGCGAACAGCCTGATCGATCTGGCAATGGAGCAGTTCAGCGATGGCCAGCAGCTGTTTGATCGGGACGGTGCCATGGCCGCAGCAGGACGTTGCGACAACGATGTGATTCAGCGTTGGCTTCAAGAGCCCTACTTTCAGCTCAGCCCACCGAAATCAACGGGGCGGGAATGCTTCGGCCAAGAGGATCTCAGGCGTCGTCTTCACGAGCTGGGGGCAGCCCCGACCGTCAATGCTGTGGCCACCCTCACCGGCTTCACCGCGGCGGTGGTGGCTCAGGATCTTGACCGATTGAGGGCGGACAGAAACGTCCATATCTTGGAGCTACTGGTGGCCGGAGGTGGCTGCCGCAACCCAGTGCTGATGAAGGAACTCCAACGTCGCTGCCGGGGGCTGGCCGTGCGGGCAAGTGATCAGATTGGTCTGGCTGCGGAGGCGAGGGAGGCGCTTGTCTTTGCGCTGCTGGCCTGGTGGCATCACCGCGGCCACTCCGGCAATGCACCCGCCATCACAGGTGCAACGCGGGAAGCATGCCTCGGCGTCAGGGTTGCCCCCGCCTGATCGTGACTGAGTCAGGGACGGTGCAGGCGCAACCGCCTTGGAGCGCCGCGCAGACGACGGGGTTGCTGGGCCTCGAGGGCGGAGCGCAACCGCTCTTCCCTTGAGGGCAGCGTCGCCTCAGCATTCTGTTCATGCCTCTGGACTCCCTGCTGGATCAGCACCCGCGCCATGTTGCTGACCGTGCGCGACTCCTGATCAGCCAAGGCCGTCAAGCGGGCGCAGAGATCCTCAGGCAGGACCACCTGAATCCGCGGGGATTTGGGCTTCCCGCTGGAGGACGTCTGACGGGTAGGCACAACCGGATCTCCAGGGGGAGTCTCAGCTACTCGAAAGTGTACAGAGGTGGTCAAGGGTAGTATCCATGACTATGATGGGGGCATCGGTCCTCCTCGGAGTGCCCCATGCCCGAATCCACAACGACCACCCAGCGCCGCAGCCGGCGCACCACTGGCCGTCGCCGCCCTCAACGAACCCCTGAGAACAGTGACGTGCTTGTGTCCGCTGTGATCAGCACGTATTTGCTCACCCACCTGCACCACGTGTTGCAACGGGCTGAATACGGCGCCGCCCAGGAGGGCAGAAACTCCCAGGCCGCCAATTACGCCCAGCTGCGCAAGGTGCTTTGCATGGATGCCCGCAGCATGGAAGATGCCTCCGCCCTTGGCCTCCGTGATGAAGGGTTGGACCAGGCAGCCTGACGATCGTCGAGCAACTGAATAGCGTTACTTCAGCCGCATCGATGTCCATGGCTGGCCATGCCGCTGCTCTCTACGAGCGCATCCGCAGCAACCCAGAACAGACCCAGGCCTTATTCCGGCAGGCGCTGCAGGATCCCTCCGGTGCCATGGCCTCCATCTGTCAATTTGGCGAAGACCAGGGGCTCCCTGTCACTCCGGACGAGGTCAGGCAGCATCTGGCCAGCCTCGACGATGAGGCCAGCCATCGCTGGGTCGTCAAGGCACGCGGTGGGCTGTAAGCGGTTCCTGCTCCACGATCCGCTCGCCGGGAACTTGCCCTGATGTCGGTCTGCGGCGCTCGTAGCCGCCGCCACCGGCCCAGCTGAAAAACAACAGATAGCTCACGATGGCCAGACCGGCGGCCACCACAACCGCTGCCAGCTGCTCCAGTTTCAGCACGGCCTGACTCCCTGGTGTCCCATTCACCAGTCTGCCGGCAGGGATGATGGGAACTCAATGCTCCCGGCCGGTGCTGCGACTCGAAAACGTCAGCAAGATCTATCCGACCGGGGAGGTGCTGCGCAACGTCACCTGGGAGGTCAAGCCAGGGGATCGCATCGGCCTGGTCGGCGTCAACGGTGCCGGCAAGTCCACCCAGATGCGCCTGATTGCTGGGCAGGAGGAACCCAGTAGCGGCCAGGTGGTGCGTCAGGGCGATCCGCGAATCGCCTTTCTGCAACAGGAATTTGACGTCAATCCCGAGCGCAGCGTGCGCGAGGAACTGTTTCAGGCCTTCGGGGAAGCCGCCGTTGTTCTGAACCGCCAGCGGGAGGTAGAGGAGGCAATGGCATCCGACAAGGCCACTGAGGATCCCGACCACCTCGATCAGCTCATCCATGAGCTGGGGAGGCTGCAAACCCGGTTTGAGGCTCTCCATGGCTACGAGCTGGATGCACGAATCGACAAGCTCCTGCCGACGATCGGCTTCACGCCTGAAGGCGCAGAACAACTGGTCAGCGACTACTCCGGCGGCTGGCAGATGCGCATCGCCCTGGGGAAAATCCTGCTGCAGGACCCTGACCTGCTGCTGCTGGATGAGCCCACCAACCACCTGGATGTCGAGACAATCCAATGGCTGGAGGGTTACCTGGTGGAGCAGACCGCGGCCCTGGTGGTGATCAGTCACGACCGCACCTTCCTGGATCGGGTCTGCAATCAGATCGTGTCCACCGAACGCGGCATCTCCCGCAGCTATCTGGGCAACTACACAGCCCACCTCGAACAGAAACAACTGGAACAGGAGGCCACCCAGGCCGCCTTCGAACGCCAGCAGAAGGAGATTGCCACCCAGCAGGCCTACATCGATCGCTTCCGCGCCAGCGCCACCCGCAGCACCCAGGCCAAAAGCCGCGAGAAACAGCTGGACAAAGTGGAGCTGGTTGAGGCTCCGATCGAATCGGTCTCAGGCCCCAGCTTTCGCTTCCCACCGGCCCCCCGCTCCGGGGCGCAGGTGGCGGTGATTGACAACCTCTGCCACAGCTATGGGGAAAAAATCCTGTTCCTCGGCGCTGAACTGGAGGTGGAGCGCGGCGATCGGATTGCCTTCGTCGGCCCCAATGGAGCCGGAAAATCCACCCTGCTACGCCTGGTGATGGGGACCGAAACCCCTGACGAGGGCAGCGCGCGACTTGGGGAACACAACGTGGTGGCCCGCTATTTCGAACAGAACCAGGCCGAAGCCCTTGACCTGAACAAAACCGTCATCGACACAATGTTCGAAGCGGTGCCCGACTGGACGCAAACCCAGGTGCGCTCCCTGCTCGGCAATTTCTGCTTTAGCAACGATTCCGTGTTCAAAGAGGTGGGCAAGCTGAGCGGTGGTGAGAAGGCTCGCCTGGCGCTTGCCCTGATGCTGTTGAGCCCCTGCAACCTGCTGGTGCTGGACGAGCCCACCAACCATCTGGACATCCCGGCCAAACAGATGCTGGAGGATGCGCTCCGTGAGTTCGAAGGGGCTGTGCTGGTGGTCTCCCACGACCGCTACTTCATCTCCAGAGTTGCCAACCGGATCGTGGAATTGCGCGACGGCGAACTGGTGCTGTACCGCGGCGATTACGCCTACTACCTCGAGAAAAAAGAGGAGGAAAGGGCTGAAGAACGGGAGAAACAACTGGCTGCGGAGCAGGAAGCCAAACACAAGGCCAACCGGGACAAGCAGAAAGCACGTCAGGAGCGCCGCAAAAAAGCGGCCTGACCAGCATTCTTGCCAAATCGGGGGAAACTTCACAGACCCTTAGGCAGGACAACTCATTTCGCTTTACCCAGCCATTACGTGTGCATAGGCTGACAAAACTGATCCCCGCCGCGATGACAATGGTCTCCCGCCCCAGCAGCCACGACCATGCCGCGAATGGGGGCGCCCCCCACGAGCAGACCTGGGACGCCGTGGAGACCTACTTCGAGTGCATCACCACCTGCTCCCTCGATGACGGGGAATGCATCACCCGCTGCGTTGATCAACTGCGGGACAACGATGACGCCTGAGCGCAGCGCGACAGCGTCGGCTTAAGCGGCGAGATCCATTGGCGTCATCGACACCGTGAGCGTTGTCTCGCCTCGCTTGATCGACAGGGTCAGTTGCCGTCCAACGCCATTGCGTTCAATAGCGGCCACCACCTGCGTGGGGCTGGCTGTGGCCACACCATTGATGGCAGTGATCACGTCGTCGGGCTTCAGGCCAGCGCCGGCTGCGGGAGCACCGGGCTGAACGGAACGGATCACAGGGCCCTGAGGACCAGCCGCCAAGCCAACCCCGATCACGGGATGACTGGCTCGCCCCGTGTTGACCAATTGCTTGGCGATGCTGCGGGCCCGGTTGATCGGAATGGCAAAGCCGAGGCCAGCCCCGGGCCCCGAGCGGACCAGGGTGTTGATGCCGATCACCTCACCCTCCGCATTGAGCAGCGGACCGCCGGAGTTGCCGGGGTTGATCGCTGCATCGGTCTGGATCAGATCCAACCGCTTTCCGGAAATTCCCAGCTGGGCCACATTCCGGTTGAGGTTGCTGATGATGCCCATGGTCACGGTGTTTTCCAACCCGTATGGGTTGCCAACGGCAATCGCCCAGTCGCCCACCTTCAATCGATCGGAATCCCCCAGGGCGGCGATGGGCCAAGGCCCCTTGCCCTCCAGCCGCACCACGGCCAGATCCGTGAGACTGTCCTTGCCGACCACCTTGGCTTCAACGCTCCGCCCGTCAGTGAGCTCCACCTGAAGCGTGTCAGCCCCCTCCACGACGTGGGCATTGGTGAGCACCAGCCCCTCGGCATCAAAGATCACACCGCTCCCCTGACCGCGTTGCACTCGAGAACGTGGGGCTGAAGCCCCAGGCACTCCGAAGAAATGACGGAAGAGTGGATCCATCAGCAGACCTTTCGGCAGGCCCGTCATGCCTGAGCTGGTGACCGTTCGAGCCGTTTCCAGCGTGACCACCGCCGGACCGCTGCGCTCCACAGCCGCCGCAACGAAGGACTGGCGGGACAAGCCTGAGGGGGCGGACCTGGACTGGGCGCGTGATGCCGAGGGCAGCCATCCCTGAACAGTCACAGCACTAAGAACAGCTCCCCCGAGCAGCAACGAGGCAAGGGCGGGCATGGTCTTGGCAGGGGGAATCGACGTCACGGATGTCATGGATGCCGCTCTGACCGTAGGAAGCGGTTTGGGGTGCCAACAAGCCCCGAAACGGTCAGAGCTATGACCAGGTGCAACCACCCCCGCCCTCGGCCCGTCAGGATGAGAGGGCTGGACGTGCCGGCTCACGATGCTCAGTTCCCTTTTTCCTCTGCTCTACGGCACGATTTTTGTGGCCCTGCTCTGGCAAGCCTTCCGGGTGATGGGTAAAGGCTTCCGCGCGGCCAGTGGCCCGATTGCGGAACCAAACGATCGGACAGGCCGCGTCACCGTGCACCCGGAGCTCTTGGACAACGAGGGCAAAATCACCGATGAAGCCTTGTTGACAGTGCGTTTTAGTGGTGACGATGACTCCCAGGAGGAAGCCCCCGGACCTGGCGCTGAATAAGTTGGGACATTGATGCCTATACGGGGTATCAACCAGGAAACGATCAGGGGACGTCCGAGTGGATCAGAAAACACGCATCGTTGCTGCTGTGATCAAAGGGGTGAAGTTGCCTCCCCGTTTCAGGTTGCGCCTGCTGAAGGAAGACCCCGTGCGGTTGGAGCTGAGCCTCACCCCCGCCTACGGCAAGGACCCAGTGACGGTTGGATTGGTGGAGTCACTCGACCTGGTGGCCCGACGTGACCGCGAGGGCCGGATCCCTCGGGACCTGCAGGGGACCTGGGACTGGACTGTGCGCCATGGCCAGGTGAGCACCGGGGGCTGGAACCCCTATCTGAAGGAGGCCCTGCAGACGATGTTTGAAACCGGCCTGCCCGCCATTGTTTTCGAAGAATTGACCGGCGAGGAATACCACCCCGTCGATGGCACCCGGCACGTGCGCTGACGCACCCAGGCGACCCGGATGTGAAGCCGTGCGAACCGCGACAGCGGAAGCGTTCAAGCCGAGCTAGGACG is a window of Synechococcus sp. A15-24 DNA encoding:
- the hflX gene encoding GTPase HflX → MKQAHLGGRTRGLRPGQQRQLDRLSHRRHPEGSGADLLTLERMAGLVQELELSMHLVLDGRGLCRLLWLGPLQSSEALRQHLPQAPRRRGGGWRLLSCPFSRHGLHQDMAEAVIALDLNPISWLRFAPVPARDGLRNAELLQPDREEAHGWRQLDQGDLRHLCQQDLNPGAITTPESSPAGAGPAIEPVLLLTLTSGDAGRSERELAELEGLVRSAGAQPVAVVTQRAGSANPQTLWGTGKLQEAALEVRRRGASLVVTDRELTPVQARNLERLLACPVSDRSELILDIFAQRAGSAAGRLQVELAQLRYLLPRLLGRGRSLSRQGGGIGTRGPGETQLEKDRRAISRRIDRLLRDQQQLQQHRSRLRDQRRGLPRVALVGYTNAGKSSLLNALCGRRESDRVLAENKLFATMDPTTRRLDLPRPGQRPDRLLITDTVGFIRDLPQPLVEAFRATLEEALDADVLLMVVDLADPDWSGQLSTVHRLLDSLGSTALRRVVANQIDRCPLDAVETIRRQDAQTLFLSAKRGDGLRGLQEWLRGQFFDPGAESDPDAGRLPEWPS
- a CDS encoding trypsin-like peptidase domain-containing protein, with translation MPALASLLLGGAVLSAVTVQGWLPSASRAQSRSAPSGLSRQSFVAAAVERSGPAVVTLETARTVTSSGMTGLPKGLLMDPLFRHFFGVPGASAPRSRVQRGQGSGVIFDAEGLVLTNAHVVEGADTLQVELTDGRSVEAKVVGKDSLTDLAVVRLEGKGPWPIAALGDSDRLKVGDWAIAVGNPYGLENTVTMGIISNLNRNVAQLGISGKRLDLIQTDAAINPGNSGGPLLNAEGEVIGINTLVRSGPGAGLGFAIPINRARSIAKQLVNTGRASHPVIGVGLAAGPQGPVIRSVQPGAPAAGAGLKPDDVITAINGVATASPTQVVAAIERNGVGRQLTLSIKRGETTLTVSMTPMDLAA
- a CDS encoding potassium transporter TrkG; its protein translation is MPLRQAIERSQGWHRRLTVPQFTVVTGLLVILLGTLLLATPLCSSSKVGLWEALFTATSAITVTGLSIIDVGADLTTAGQLVLAMMILAGGLGLMAITTFLQGFVVKGTGLRRRLDRGQTLDEFGVGGVGSTFRGIAATAALVILVGALVLYGFGFSDIPDRGERLWASIFHSISAYNNAGFGLWSDSLERYHDNLLVNTVVMVLIVMGGLGWRVTSDLASQGVRRGRRRLSLHTRLVLRTTLLLVVFGTLGLALTEWLNRGEVFIGMAWRERWMTALFESVTARTAGFTTVPFSLENITDSGTLLLMALMFIGASPGGTGGGIKTTTVAALMAATRSTMRGRDAVVIRNREIPDKVVLRALGITVASLLFVLAMALLLSIASNLNGAEPFTFLEMLFTCISAFATVGLDLGVTEQLGRFGQAVLMLGMFVGRLGILLLLSAIWELMTREQIHIYRQNRIGYPREDLYV
- a CDS encoding TrkA family potassium uptake protein, whose amino-acid sequence is MREWWQWSPLQGSERLGFAVVGVGRFGIAVCRELLQNGAEVLAVDRSERAVDELRQLEPTVEARVVDCTDEESLREAGVLDMGTVVVAMSEPIEASITATLIAKDSEGTRVRQVIARATSELHEKMLKRVGADRVIFPSRMQGERLGLELVRPNLMERLALDEKHCIEEIKVPEPFMGRSLRDLNLRKNFRVNVLAAGPQSNLTVNPPASHVLEEGHLLVVMGLVDDLQRLPKT
- a CDS encoding ABC-F family ATP-binding cassette domain-containing protein, producing the protein MLRLENVSKIYPTGEVLRNVTWEVKPGDRIGLVGVNGAGKSTQMRLIAGQEEPSSGQVVRQGDPRIAFLQQEFDVNPERSVREELFQAFGEAAVVLNRQREVEEAMASDKATEDPDHLDQLIHELGRLQTRFEALHGYELDARIDKLLPTIGFTPEGAEQLVSDYSGGWQMRIALGKILLQDPDLLLLDEPTNHLDVETIQWLEGYLVEQTAALVVISHDRTFLDRVCNQIVSTERGISRSYLGNYTAHLEQKQLEQEATQAAFERQQKEIATQQAYIDRFRASATRSTQAKSREKQLDKVELVEAPIESVSGPSFRFPPAPRSGAQVAVIDNLCHSYGEKILFLGAELEVERGDRIAFVGPNGAGKSTLLRLVMGTETPDEGSARLGEHNVVARYFEQNQAEALDLNKTVIDTMFEAVPDWTQTQVRSLLGNFCFSNDSVFKEVGKLSGGEKARLALALMLLSPCNLLVLDEPTNHLDIPAKQMLEDALREFEGAVLVVSHDRYFISRVANRIVELRDGELVLYRGDYAYYLEKKEEERAEEREKQLAAEQEAKHKANRDKQKARQERRKKAA
- a CDS encoding DUF2973 domain-containing protein, which translates into the protein MLSSLFPLLYGTIFVALLWQAFRVMGKGFRAASGPIAEPNDRTGRVTVHPELLDNEGKITDEALLTVRFSGDDDSQEEAPGPGAE
- a CDS encoding anhydro-N-acetylmuramic acid kinase — protein: MLCLGLMSGTSADGVDAVLARFQGAPDRPEWQLLSHHHSPYPAALRDELVRIGQGEPRPAAALLDLAEAVTEQQAIAARGADPDQRASLIGCHGQTLWHRPPSSTRRGASWQLLQAPLLAQLLVRPVVHDFRSADLALGGQGAPLVPRADAALIGHGDGWRGVLNLGGIANLTLIPPRSGPQRREPVFGWDCGPANSLIDLAMEQFSDGQQLFDRDGAMAAAGRCDNDVIQRWLQEPYFQLSPPKSTGRECFGQEDLRRRLHELGAAPTVNAVATLTGFTAAVVAQDLDRLRADRNVHILELLVAGGGCRNPVLMKELQRRCRGLAVRASDQIGLAAEAREALVFALLAWWHHRGHSGNAPAITGATREACLGVRVAPA
- a CDS encoding SLC13 family permease, which gives rise to MAELISTLQNPQAVITLAVLVLAIVLFITGALAPELTGLLSLGLLVATGVLSPPEALAGFGSPALITLMGLFPVSAALFKSGALDRLRALIASERIRSPRRLIALMAFVIAPVSGIVPNTPVVASLLPVVENWCHRRGISPSRVLLPLSFSTVLGGTLTLLGSSVNLLVSDISQQLGYGSLELFSFTLISLPIWLVGAAYLVLAPRALLPDRGHDHDDLGLSPQRSSYSTEVTIPHDSELVGVSLHNSRLQRRFDVDVLELQRSGERLLPPLADRKLQAGDHLLLRVTRQDLLRLQQDHTVQLTTQGNNAGFDLSSDEIGGQKTVEVLLPAGSTLAGASLRELRFRQRHNATVLALRRGQETLQERLGQIVLREGDVLLLQAPLDSIRGLQASNDLLVLDRLEDDLPTVRRKPLVVSIAIAMLLLPTLTPVPLVAAVLLATVAVVATGCLRPGELQRAIRLDVILLLGSLTSFSVALQTTGLADAMAQGLQQWLTGWPNYGSLVVVFIGTTLLTQVMSNAASVALLAPVAVQLAPGLDLPPTALLITVLFGASQSFLTPVGYQTNLMVFGPGRYRFLDVTRYGIGLTLIMTVLVPALILWRYAAS